One window of Botrimarina mediterranea genomic DNA carries:
- a CDS encoding SgcJ/EcaC family oxidoreductase, whose product MSASRWRCVLFVAVLGGIASIGEAQSGLAETPEESPSATASADSHAHEVDRPKSELEEYLGQYLDAFNQGDAKAAAALWAEDAVWRSDTAGSATIGREAIETSLAEVFAAKPALKLSTRIDRTHVITDGVVSLVGTTTTSSPGEDPMASAFTAVVKKTDEGWRLCDVHEYAPTVAMAPRDKLQELAFLVGEWQDDNEAASVSTTVRWGAGESFLVRSYVVSGDDGEPVLQGTQVIGWDPRAEKFRSWSFDSEGGFGDGVWSRTGDEWIGRLTQTLPDGALASATQVIRQIDADTLEVATVGREVAGEPQPSAEPVRVSRVVAADEEKVAGGD is encoded by the coding sequence ATGTCCGCGTCGCGTTGGAGGTGTGTTCTCTTTGTGGCCGTGTTGGGGGGGATCGCGTCGATCGGCGAGGCTCAGAGTGGGCTCGCAGAGACCCCTGAGGAATCCCCCTCCGCAACGGCCTCGGCTGATTCGCATGCCCACGAGGTGGATCGTCCCAAGTCAGAACTCGAAGAGTACTTGGGGCAGTACCTCGACGCCTTCAACCAAGGGGACGCCAAGGCCGCTGCTGCGCTTTGGGCCGAGGACGCCGTCTGGCGTAGCGATACGGCGGGCTCGGCGACCATCGGTCGCGAAGCGATTGAGACATCGCTTGCTGAGGTTTTCGCCGCGAAGCCGGCGCTCAAGCTCTCGACTCGTATCGATCGCACCCATGTCATCACCGATGGCGTGGTGTCGCTTGTTGGGACCACGACGACGAGCAGCCCCGGCGAAGACCCAATGGCTTCGGCCTTCACGGCGGTCGTCAAGAAGACCGACGAGGGTTGGCGGCTGTGCGACGTTCACGAGTACGCCCCGACCGTCGCGATGGCCCCGCGCGACAAGCTGCAGGAGCTCGCCTTTTTAGTGGGCGAGTGGCAAGACGACAACGAGGCCGCATCGGTTTCGACGACGGTCCGCTGGGGCGCTGGCGAGTCCTTCCTGGTGCGGAGCTATGTCGTCTCCGGCGACGACGGAGAGCCGGTGCTGCAAGGCACCCAGGTGATCGGCTGGGACCCGCGGGCCGAGAAGTTCCGCTCGTGGTCTTTCGATTCTGAAGGGGGATTCGGCGACGGCGTCTGGTCGCGTACGGGGGACGAGTGGATCGGGCGGCTGACGCAGACGCTTCCGGATGGAGCGCTCGCGTCGGCCACGCAAGTGATCCGTCAAATCGATGCGGATACGCTCGAGGTAGCAACTGTTGGCCGCGAGGTTGCGGGCGAGCCCCAACCTTCGGCCGAACCGGTGCGGGTGTCGCGCGTTGTGGCGGCGGACGAGGAGAAGGTCGCCGGCGGGGACTAA